From the genome of Lotus japonicus ecotype B-129 chromosome 6, LjGifu_v1.2, one region includes:
- the LOC130722260 gene encoding protein LEAD-SENSITIVE 1-like produces MGLLSNRIDRRQLNPGDHIYSWRQAYLYAHHGIYVGEGKVIHFTQRADPENGKGSCLIISSLLSPTEIPCPTCGEQTRTDGVISSCMDCFLNGGDLYRFEYGVSGMFFLAKVRGGTCTLASSDPPEEVLHRAQFLLENGFGGYDVFKKNCEDFAIYCKTGLLVWGQSGQVASYYAAANAIAWSPIRLMTTSLGFLGGIGGLSLVGCGSYCASRLSYDIGVRKDKIKIPVEKIAEMAREG; encoded by the exons ATGGGACTGCTTTCCAATAGGATTGATCGGAGACAGTTGAATCCTGGCGATCACATTTACTCTTGGAGGCAGGCTTACCTCTATGCACATCATG GAATATATGTTGGTGAGGGAAAGGTGATCCACTTCACCCAGAGAGCAGACCCAGAGAACGGAAAGGGAAGCTGTCTCATCATAAGTTCATTGCTCTCTCCAACTGAGATTCCATGCCCAACATGTGGTGAACAAACAAGGACTGATGGTGTCATCTCTTCATGCATGGACTGTTTTCTTAATGGTGGTGATCTTTATCGCTTTGAGTATGGTGTCTCAGGTATGTTTTTTCTAGCCAAAGTTAGAGGGGGTACATGCACCCTTGCCTCTTCTGACCCACCTGAAGAAGTCCTCCACCGCGCCCAGTTTCTTCTTGAGAATGGATTCGGTGGCTACGATGTCTTCAAGAAGAACTGTGAAGACTTTGCAATTTACTGTAAGACAGGCCTTCTTGTTTGGGGCCAGAGCGGGCAAGTAGCGTCTTACTATGCTGCTGCTAATGCTATAGCATGGTCACCAATTCGATTGATGACCACCAGTTTAGGCTTTCTTGGTGGTATTGGTGGTCTGTCATTGGTTGGCTGTGGCTCCTACTGTGCTAGCCGGTTGAGTTATGATATTGGAGTACGCAaggataaaattaaaattccaGTGGAGAAGATAGCCGAGATGGCTAGGGAAGGCTAG